ataataataataataataataataataacaataataataataataacaataataataatgataataataatagtaatgataataataataataataataataataataataataataataataataataatagtaataatactggTAATGATTTTACTTATTAtcttcctgctgctgccaccgctgctgctgcagcttctgttattgttactgatgtttttgctgctgctgctactactaacactacttctgctactgttattagtatcatcatcattatcgtcatcagtgttcctttcccctccctcgaACAAAGTGGCACCTCCTCACCTTCTCGCGCGCCAGGCTGTCCATTGCCGCCTTGGCCTCATCCGCCTCGCGCTTGAGGGactccttgtccttctcaattctgaggaaaaatgaagttattttttttcctctagttATGAATGTAAGTCTGTTTGATTACCTAATGAAGTTCATATTACTGAAATATTGCTTGAATATTTAGTAGTATATGAGTAATGTGGCTGTGCTCACCTTGCCTTCATCTTGCTTAGATGATCGATTTGCTCCGACATTTCCCCCACTGTCtcgttgttctttcttttaagGCTGGCCATTGCTGCTTCGTGCTGGATGTTCGCTTCCTCGAGATCACGGCGAAGCTTGGCCAGCTCACTCTCTCGCTTCTTGTTGAGTTCAATCTGGGCAGCAGTGGCTCCTCCAGCCTCGTCCAAGCGATCTCCCAGCTCTTCCAGTTCTCGCCCCaacttgctcttgttcttctcggCCTTCGCTCTGGCTTGCCGCTCGTGTTCAACCTCTGTCTCGAGTTCCTCAATACGAGATTGCTGATCCTTTATCTGCCTATGAACCTTAGCTAGTGCATTCTGCTCTTCTTCCAGCTTATTAGACAGGGAGGTCAACTCCTTGTCTTTACGCTGAATTGTTTGTTCCAGTTCCTTATGACTGCGCTCCATGTCAGCAATGGACTCCTGGGTCAATTTTAAGTCACCCTCCACCTTCCGCTTTTGCCTTTTCTATATCAGAACGGAACTTCTTTTCTCGTTCTAGGGAATCCTCCAGCTCGTCCAGGGTCTGCTCCAGCTTTACCTTCACCTTACTCAAGTGATTACACTTGTCCTCGATGCCCTGCAGGTCCTCACCGGTCTTTTGATTGCTTTCCTGtagatgtttcttttctttattaacctTGTTAATAAGTTCATCTTGGTGCGCGATTTCATCATTCAGGTTACGTATCTGGTGATCCTTCGTGGCTTTATCCTGCTCAGCCTTTTGGATGGTCAATTCCAAGTCTTCTATGTCTTTTTTAAGGTTGCTGACTTCCTGCTCGATCTTCCTCTTGCCCTGGAAGAGTTGATTACGAGATTCTTCTTCTTGCTGGAGTCGGGTACAGGTTtcctgaagtgaaagagaacatGATGTAATATACATAACACTGTTCGCTACTTTAACTACCAAAAATGTAACAAGATGCTAATTATTTTAATTTATGGTTTACAATCAATATAATTAAATTCCTTACATTTAGCTGAGCCTCGAGTTCAGCTTTCTGACTCTGCAGCTTCGCCTGCTTCTCCAGAAATTCAGACATGTTCCCCTTTGAAGACTCCAGAGATAAAAGCaagttgttcttttcttctagtAAAGTCATGTTAGCGGATTCGTATTCTTTGCGAAGCTTACTCTCTTTCTCAAGTTCTTCAAGAGCTTTAGCAGCCTTTTCCTCGAGTGCTTGGATTTGGTCCTCGACTCTGGTGACGTTGAGAAGAGGCTTAACCTTCTGCCAAACGCGATACCAAGCCCAATTGCGGAGCTTCATGAACTTCCTGACGTTCCGCTGCACTACAATGAGAGCGATGCGTTGCTCTTGTAGCTTCTTGAACGCAATGCGTGATGTGTAGCCTCGAATCCAAGCCTGGAGCCAAGACAGGATCATGCCCACACGGTCGTCACGCAACTCCTCCAGGCTGCCCAACACGCCGGCACGGAAGAATACCTGCGGCACGTAATTAAAATGTTCTCGTCCAAATATTTCATGGCACACTAAAAAGCTAGTGATCGAGATGCATTAAGTTAGTTTGAGAGTATACTATGTCATTtcctagcatttttttttttttgtcctaagGTGTGAATTCCTGGCAGACTCAAAAGGTGACACGTGGAAgagccatatatttttttcttgaatcgAAAgacttactttgttttttttgtttttttgctttaatctagaatgatgataatgaaaagattttgatagataaatagatatgcacgtagacagatagattaatagataggcTGTAAGTAATGACAAGTCCtgcattttgtattttcttcaagattttcccttatttccttaaAAACTGTCAGATTCTCTTTCGTGTGCTGTGTGATGACATCTTTGAAGTGTGGCATCTCAGCCAAATGGCGATTCAGGGTCCGTCAGCGTTCTTCAGTGGCTGCGGCAAGATGGTTTACTTCTCTGTGGTCGGGGAGAGAATGAATAGCTCTCCCATCTCGCCATTTGGCAGAGATGACACACTATATAGCTGAGCAGGAGTCAAGGAAAGGGACGTTGGTTACATCACGCTCGTACCTTGGTGTGCCCAATTCGGAACTTCTCCGCGTCCAGATTGATGATCTCCAGACACACCTTAGTGGCAGCCTTGTCCTCCCCGGCTTGCGTCATGGGCTTGGAGGCGAGGATCATGTACCTACGAAGGGAGGGTGTGCTGATACAGCCAATGCAGATAGATAGaggatagatatgtagatatagatatatgtaGACATATAGTTGTGTATATATAGATAATAATGCATAAACATAAAATGTTCGTTAGATGGTTTGATACAtttacatcttatttatgtttattaacGCTCctttccccccacacacacacgcagagagagagagagagagagagagagagagagagagagttaggcactgttataattttattttactaGTACCAATATTATGATGTACATCAGAGAGGATGTACTAACAATCATCACACGATGGACGTTAGATCTACCGAGATGGAAAAACCACATGATATCTGAACTCCAGAAGATACCAGATGTGACATGAATGTCAGGGGAAGTGCTAGCTAGACATCCAAGTAGACAGTTCCTTGGATGGTAATGTCTCTTATACATCTGTGTCAGTTGCTGAAATCAAAGGCATGGTTGTAGAATATCGTGACGAAGTGGAAGATGATAAATGTAATCCACATAGAATCCAGTATCAGAGGTCAGAGGAGCTCAGTTCACCTAAGTGATGTTACGTGTACATAATGCACACTGTTTATATCAAATGTAAAGCAGATAACTCTTCATCATAACATTCCAAGAGCCTTCATCCTCTGTTTGTGCTGGCTGCTGTAGGGCACATGTTTTACATAGCCTCCGTATAAAATCATACCTTATCCATACATTTATATCCTTTCAAAGCTCCCGATagcattatcaacattattactgATTCTATTGAAGTTATCTGTTTCAGTAAAATGTACCAAGATCCGAAAAACATGTCGATACGTTTAAAAGttatgaattttcttttttgtgttggcCATGGGAAAACAGAACATTATAGAATTAAAAGGAACACTTTGAATTTGACAGAAATTAGCGTTAGAGAAGCACTAGGAAGTAAATTTAGATGTAATACtcataaggaaaaggaaaagatgtatACAAGATAAAATTAAATGTTACTTCAATTCAGTATGTGATTTAATGAGACCGTGAAGTTATCCGCAACACTGACCTGTGCCTGAAGTCAGGATAGTAGAGGCGGTTGGGGAAGCCCTTGCGACAGATACGGATGCCTTCCAGCACACCGTTACAGGTCAGCTGGTGCATGATGAGGCCTGCGTCACACACACCTGCGGGCGTCACGGTCGTGAGGAAAACGGAAGAGTACCAATAAGTACTTATCAGTTTACTCTttcatgtatctatttatttactcaagtggagggaaagggtgAAACCTGTTACTTTGTCCCTTGACTCACCTGGGGACTTGGTCTCGTTGGGCACAATGCAGCGGATGAAGTGAGGGTGAGTGGCGTTCAAGGTCTTCATTAAGTTGGCGAGCTGCTCCTGttgacaaaggaaggaacaagatgGTCATTGTGAGAGGTTTCAACACAAAGCTTAACATTCTACGTGGAAAtcaattgaatatatatatgattactGTCCTTCATTTTTTGGCTTACTGCTTcatggaaatatgaaaaagtaaacataatgttcatgaagaaggaaaacaattacCTTATAAGCAGAAGAGACAGTCTTGAAGGCACCGGACTTCTGACCACGACCACCTGAAAGCAAAAACGTGTTTTACGACGTTCTGCATAGTCTTTCAATTAATGAAGGCAAGTGCTGCAGCAATGTTTgcctaatgaaaagaaaaatcgtCAAGGCCTTGTCTCATCTGCTGACCAGCATATTGGTGCTAGTTCACCGAAGAGACCGGCGTTCTATTCCTTAATAAAACGCATTAACTTACAATTCCCTTTCACATGCTTTCACTGCATTACTACCATGTACTGGCCATGAATAATgggccctgttaatgggccaaatatttagaattagtatataatgtattgtgtacttgtaagtgtatctttaagtactgatgacgaggtcgctgtgcgactgatacaggataacctagatgggccctggtggccctttgttatcctattatttatgttatgttatgttatgaatcATGCATTAATGTGAAATTATCTGGTTTAATCGTTGTGCTCACAAACTTTTCTCTCACATGTTGTTCAaaattattggtgttgttaCCAATTAGAATGGATAAGGCAGGGAGTGGCGAGACAACTGACAGGCCTCTTAatcagtgtgttttgtattaCTCATGAGACGTCTTCCTCTATTAATCGGAGTATAATCCGAAGACTTTTTGAAAAAGGCCAGTGAACGCTTCGAAAAGACTATTATGAGGCATTTCATTAAATTACTTTAAACTGACGCTCATGGATTCAAAAGtacttttcccttgtttttgtatatatatatatatatatatatatatatatatatatatatatatatatatatatatatatatatatatatatataaatcaaataaaagattaaaaacaacgaaaagaataataaagaaataaagtattGACCTAAGGTCAGCAGATTTACTTGAAATTCGTATTTTGAAAAACATCAAACtagcattgaataatgaagataTGTGTTCAGTAGCCTGCCACGTGTTTTTCAATTCCCATCGATAGTTTCCATacagagtaagaaagaaattttAGCACGTCAGAAAACCATAAATTGCTAAGATAATGCCTCTGCTCCGCACCTTTTCCCTGGTCTTGCCCGCCGGACTGTCCAGGATGGTCGGCGAAGATATCCACAATCAGCATATTGGAAGCTTTCTTGATGAGATCCACCACAGTGTCGTTGAGGGGGTCCTTGTTCTtctccagccagccagacaggtTGTAAGGCACGGTGCCGGCGTAGTGCACGATGGCGAAGTGGGCCTCCTTTTGTCCCGGCTTGGGAGGCTTGGGCTTGATGAACACTGCAGACTTGCCAAGGTGATTGGCTTTGAGCTTCTCCTCGAAGGACTTGTCTGTGGCCTTAGGGAACATGGACTCCTCCTCTAGGATGGACAGCAGACCCAGGGGCTGTAAAGCGTTGTTAGTTTAGAACATATTTGATTTTATAACTCATGATAAAAGTACtttgagtttttatttattattattattatcaaggaTTTTTTAGTAAAAGTTTTGTATTAGTTCATAATTATCGGCAAGCgtattatgcattttatttttaatttcttatCATTAGCTGTTTAGTTTATAATTATAAATTAGAGCTTCCTTACCTTAATGCTTCGCTACATCTAATTCCTCTCCTGCACATCATGCTTCACCAGCCAACGACACCCTAGacacttcattttttcttcaagttttaCTCAGTTAACGTGTTGCACACGGTGAGTAGGTATTATGCCAATTCATTCCCGAAGACCCAATTTTGGAATGCAAACTGTGATTAAactcgtagtaatagtagtagtagtagtagtagtagtagtagtagtagtagtagaaggagtagtagtaataagtagtaatggtagtagcaggagtagtggTACTAATGGTGCTAGTAGAggttaattgtagtagtagtagtagtagtagtagtggtggtaatggtaatagtagtagatggtaataatggtggtggtagcagtggtaatggtggtagtgagtagtagtcgtggtggtggaaggatggtagtaataatggtagtggtagcagtggtggtggtggtggtggtagcagtagtggtggtagtagtggtagtagtagtagtagtggtaatggtagtggtagtggtaggagtagtagtggtagtggtggcagtggtggtggtggtagtggtagtagtggtagtagtggtagtaataatagtggtagtggtacaagaagtagtagtaataatggtagtagtagcaggtagtagtagtggtagtagtggtagtagtagtagagtagtaatGGTGTAGCATAactagtagaaatagtagcagtgatttatgttgttgttgttgttgttgttattgttgttgttactactgctgctgttattgaacttgtggttgttattattattattattgttgttgttgttgttgttgttgttgttgttgttgttattatcattattattattattattgttattattattattattattattttattgtcattgtcattgttgctattgtcactactattactactgctactaccactactactactactactactactactactactactactactactactactactactactactatcgtcatcatcatcatcattatcatcgtcattatcatcatcatcatcatcgttatcatcatcttaGGTAGTGACATTCATTCCTCTTTGGATGTATCGTGAACAGAACGGTGATTGGCGGCCAACTGGTGTTGCCGCTAGGTCACCACCACATCGGTCGCAATGCGAGTCACCTGGGCTGTGTTAGTACCTTCCGAGCGATGTGTGTTACCTGAGCTGGTCCTCGTTCGAGCGGGGGACTGGCCGAGGTGTGAAGATCTTTGGATGCGTACGTGAGCAAGTGGTCATGTTCTGGCCTTGGTACTGCCGAGGAATgattgaaatagaaaatgagtaCCCGAAAGAACTCTTCCATTTTCAGTGGGAGCGGGTGGGCCATGGGTGGGTGAATATTTGGGTGGATGTTTCGCACGTGTTGGCGGAGCCGGGAGGGAGGGGGACGGGGGTTGGGCTGGTCGGGATAGGGTTGTGTATTATTGAAATCATGAGGATGTCCCAGCACCTCTCAGATGTTTTATATAGGTAGACACCATGACTCTGGTGGAGATCTTTATTAGATGGGAACTGATGGGTCAGAGGGGCTGGACGGGGAGGGACGgggaagtgaaggtgaagcactcCGTCTGGAGTTTTCTGGTGCGCTGGTTTGCCGGCAGATGCTGAAATACTCAGGAGTGAGGCTTAAGGGCNNNNNNNNNNNNNNNNNNNNNNNNNNNNNNNNNNNNNNNNNNNNNNNNNNNNNNNNNNNNNNNNNNNNNNNNNNNNNNNNNNNNNNNNNNNNNNNNNNNNNNNNNNNNNNNNNNNNNNNNNNNNNNNNNNNNNNNNNNNNNNNNNNNNNNNNNNNNNNNNNNNNNNNNNNNNNNNNNNNNNNNNNNNNNNNNNNNNNNNNNNNNNNNNNNNNNNNNNNNNNNNNNNNNNNNNNNNNNNNNNNNNNNNNNNNNNNNNNNNNNNNNNNNNNNNNNNNNNNNNNNNNNNNNNNNNNNNNNNNNNNNNNNNNNNNNNNNNNNNNNNNNNNNNNNNNNNNNNNNNNNNNNNNNNNNNNNNNNNNNNNNNNNNNNNNNNNNNNNNNNNNNNNNNNNNNNNNNNNNNNNNNNNNNNNNNNNNNNNNNNNNNNNNNNNNNNNNNNNNNNNNNNNNNNNNNNNNNNNNNNNNNNNNNNNNNNNNNNNNNNNNNNNNNNNNNNNNNNNNNgatggaaaatatgatggaacagagggtgaaagaaaatactcgatatagaggagatgatgaacccgctagactggatttggtgttaacacgagaagtgtacctatgtgcggatatacaatataaatgtccattggggaagagtgatcatgtggttatggagatgcagatggcaataacacagcgaaggagagatgagacatacaggagtggtagattgaattatagtaagatgaacacacaaaatttgaacaattattttagaacattagattgggaggagatgttacaaatcagagaagtgcaaaaaaaatatgagatttttatgaaatattataaagaaggagttatgaaatttgtatcacagtataaaccgagagaggaaggaagaaaggattggtttaatgcaacttgtgttaaggctaaagaaatgagagatgtggcttggaaaagatagaaaaagaacaggaatatactaaataaggagaattatagagtggcgagaaatgagtatgtgagggtaaggagggaggaagaaagaaaatttgaaaaagatattgtagacaagagtaaggaacatccaaaattgttttacaggttcataaatggtaaacttaaaaagagagtccattgaaagattaaaaggagagcaagggatagtagatgaccctaggaatatcgcggaattgctaaataataggtttcaacaagtatttactaaagaaacaatgtttgtaaagcctcaaaatgtagaaggaaatgtgcacatggatgacattaagatacctaaaaaggagttatataaaatgttggaggaacttaaagatgataaagcgatgggaccagacgaagtttcaggaaaattattgaaggaatgtagagaagaattgattgatccattatatgatattataaggtgctcattagaaaccggggaagtaccggtggagtggaaaagagctgaagtggtgcccatttataagggaggcagtaaggaagagcctcttaactatagacctgtgtcactAACaattgtggtcggtaagatttgtgagagggtgataaagaaatattggatacggttcttggaggatcataagttattatcggatcatcaatttggctttaggaaaaggaggtcatgtgtaacaaatctactgagcttttattttgagagtggttgacaaaatacaagagagagagggatggatggactgtgtatatttggatttgaaaaaagcttttgacaaggtacctcacatgagactgctatggaaattaaagatttatggaggactgaagggaaaattgttaaaatggatggaaaactatttgagatggagggagatgagaacggtaataagggatgcaaagtcggactggttggtggtggagagtggagtcccacaaggttcagtgctggcacctatacttttccttgtctatattaatgatatgccagagggagtaaacagttatattaatttgtttgcggatgatgcgaaattgtgtaggtgtgtgaagagtgaaatttaacaggcagatctagataggatttgggagtggagcaagaggtgggagatggaatttaatctgaacaaaagtcatgtaatggagatggggaagagtggaagacggccaagagggtcatataagatgggtgaaggagtagtgttgaaaaaggtggaaaaggaaaaggatttgagagtgataatacaagaccatgggcagtttgaggctcatattgacaagatgtttggagaaatatataatttgattataaatattggattagccttccattatatggataaagatatgatgaagaaattaattagtacggtaattagaccaagattggaatatgctggggtggtttggtccccttataaaaagaagcatataaggaagttggagagattgcagagaatagcaacaaaaatggttccggaattggcagaaatgacctgaggaaagattaaaagaaatgaatttgcttaccttggaacaaagaagagaaagaggagatttaatacaggtttataaactgttgagcagtttggatgaagtggataatgagcaaatgatgttgagagaggaaaatttaaatagaactacgagatcgcatagtataaagatagccaagggaatatgcttgaaagatgtgaagaaatatagtttcccacagagatgtgtggaggtgtggaatggtctgagtgaggaggtggtgtcagcgaggagtgtgcatagttttaaaggaaagttggatgtgtgtagactgtagatatggagatggggccacacgagtataaagcccaggccctgtaaaaattacacacacacacacacacacacacacacacacacacacaccaaaccttaACCAATCTTGCCCAATCccaatcccacacacacacacacacacacacatatagagtATATAGTTTCCCAGAGAGATTGTATTggcgtggaacagtttagatgaagaagtagtgtctcaCGTGTGTGCaccttttaaagtaagattggtgtgtgtgatatggagcaggccacacgagcataaagcccagagcTCCTGGTTCAACtaggtaaatcacacacacacacacacacacacacacacacacacacacacacacacacacacacacacacacacacacacacacacacatatacacacatttcaccAGATCCTaatgcacactgccacacagcctcacctcacttcaaaacacaaaaaaatcttcacataaacaaattcacagtataaaacacaaacttattTCAAAACCCAACCCCAAAaactttccaaacacacacacacacacacacacacacacacatttccagcaccttgccacagaaattcagtatttttatgagaccttccaagacagtggttcccaaactgggggtaaATTATCCCTTGGGAGCAGCTTAACAATTTTTGGGTGAGAAATAAAgctgacagaaaaaataaataaataaataagaattctgaaaaatgaagaaaaccttgCAGTGCCTCCCATTACAATTACTGTTACCTTAGTCTTAGTGGGCAAAGTTGTAACCTAAATAATCATTCTGTGTAAGGGATAATGTggcatgttaaccccttcagtactgggacacatttttaccttgagatctgtgtaccattagaccattttattcactttaagaagggtctatggagggcacaagaataatggctataatcttcactatcttaactccttcagtactgggacaaattttgtgtaccattagaccatatcattgacattagcaagggtctatggaggtcacaaggttaatggccacagtcttcactattttaaccccttcagtactgggagacattttaccttgagatttgtgtaccattaagaccattttattgacattaggaagggtctatggagatcacaagattaatggccacagtcttcactattttaaacccttcaggactgggacacatttttaccctgagatctgtgtaccattagaccattttattgacattaggaaaggttatagacatcagaagattaatggccacagtcttcactattttaacgccttcagtactgggacacatttttaccttgagatttgtgtaccattagaccattttattgacattaggaaacatctttagacatcagaagattaatggccacattcttcactattttaacccttcaatactgggacatcttgagatttgtgtaccattagaccattttattgactttaggaaagatctatagaggtcagaagactaatggccattcttcactatcttaaccccttcaatactgggacacattttaccttgagatttgtgtaccattagaccattttattgacattaggaaaggtctatagacatcagaagaataatggccacagtcttcactattttaaccccttcagtattgggacaaatttttaccttgacatttgtgtaccattagaccattttattgacattaagaaaggtttatagaggacagaagaataatggccacagtcttcactattttatccccttcaatactggaacaccttgagatctgtgtaccattagaccattttattgacattaggaaagatctatagacatcagaaaactaatggctacagtctaacattttaaccccttcagtactgggacacatttttaccttgacatttgtgtaccattagaccattttattgacattagcaagggtctatggaggtgacaagattaatggccaaagtcttcactattttaaccccttcagtactaggagacatttttaccttgagatttgagtaccattagaccattttattgacattaggaaaggtttatagacct
The window above is part of the Portunus trituberculatus isolate SZX2019 chromosome 31, ASM1759143v1, whole genome shotgun sequence genome. Proteins encoded here:
- the LOC123511631 gene encoding LOW QUALITY PROTEIN: myosin heavy chain, muscle-like (The sequence of the model RefSeq protein was modified relative to this genomic sequence to represent the inferred CDS: deleted 1 base in 1 codon) — encoded protein: MAHPLPLKMEEFFRVLIFYFNHSSAVPRPEHDHLLTYASKDLHTSASPPLERGPAQPLGLLSILEEESMFPKATDKSFEEKLKANHLGKSAVFIKPKPPKPGQKEAHFAIVHYAGTVPYNLSGWLEKNKDPLNDTVVDLIKKASNMLIVDIFADHPGQSGGQDQGKGGRGQKSGAFKTVSSAYKEQLANLMKTLNATHPHFIRCIVPNETKSPGVCDAGLIMHQLTCNGVLEGIRICRKGFPNRLYYPDFRHRYMILASKPMTQAGEDKAATKVCLEIINLDAEKFRIGHTKVFFRAGVLGSLEELRDDRVGMILSWLQAWIRGYTSRIAFKKLQEQRIALIVVQRNVRKFMKLRNWAWYRVWQKVKPLLNVTRVEDQIQALEEKAAKALEELEKESKLRKEYESANMTLLEEKNNLLLSLESSKGNMSEFLEKQAKLQSQKAELEAQLNETCTRLQQEEESRNQLFQGKRKIEQEVSNLKKDIEDLELTIQKAEQDKATKDHQIRNLNDEIAHQDELINKVNKEKKHLQESNQKTGEDLQGIEDKCNHLSKVKVKLEQTLDELEDSLEREKKFRSDIEKAKRKVEGDLKLTQESIADMERSHKELEQTIQRKDKELTSLSNKLEEEQNALAKVHRQIKDQQSRIEELETEVEHERQARAKAEKNKSKLGRELEELGDRLDEAGGATAAQIELNKKRESELAKLRRDLEEANIQHEAAMASLKRKNNETVGEMSEQIDHLSKMKARIEKDKESLKREADEAKAAMDSLAREKAAGDKVNKQITLQMNEVQAKLDEANRTLHDFDAAKKKLAVENADLLRQLEEAENQIGHLSKVKLSLTNQLEDSRKLADEECRERATILGKFRNIEHDIDGLREQLDEESEAKADVLRQLSKANADSQMWRAKYESEGVARSEELENARMKLAARLEEAEQQIEQLNVKNLQLEKTKQRITTELEELQIQTERAQTLASTAEKKQKNFERIISEWKMKVDDLAAELDASQKECRNYSTELFRVKAAYEENLEQLDGVRRENKNLADEIKDLMDQIGEGGRSLHEIQKNAKRVEIEKEELQAALEEAEAALEQEENKVLRGQLELSQVRQEIDRRIQEKEEEFENTRLVTYTYNIRHYSCSGVEGGMRE